A portion of the Deinococcus peraridilitoris DSM 19664 genome contains these proteins:
- a CDS encoding tyrosine-type recombinase/integrase yields MRHTAASLMIRRGIPPKTMSERLGHADVAFTLRTYTHLYDDQREEAAFDLSELFPPAGSGAN; encoded by the coding sequence ATGCGCCACACTGCAGCTTCACTGATGATTCGTCGTGGCATTCCACCGAAGACCATGAGTGAGCGCCTCGGGCATGCCGATGTGGCCTTCACCCTACGGACCTACACCCATCTGTATGACGACCAGCGCGAAGAGGCCGCGTTCGATCTGAGTGAACTGTTTCCGCCCGCCGGGTCGGGTGCGAATTGA
- a CDS encoding DUF421 domain-containing protein, with protein MTEVEYFFSGWQPLGRIVVVGTLLFLSVVLLLRITGNRTLSSLNTFDFIVTVAVGAVFGRALTAKDLSLSEALAAIVLLIGLQYLLSLLKFHFKSFSKAITSEPVVLYSHGTLRQKAMRRERITEDDILAAVRAQGHTTLEEIDTVVLEATGNMSVFEK; from the coding sequence TTGACAGAGGTCGAGTACTTTTTTTCCGGATGGCAGCCCCTCGGGCGTATCGTCGTGGTTGGCACCCTCTTGTTCTTATCGGTGGTGTTGCTCCTGAGGATCACCGGCAACCGAACCCTTTCCAGCCTCAACACCTTCGACTTCATCGTGACCGTTGCTGTGGGAGCTGTATTCGGGCGCGCCCTCACAGCGAAAGACCTTTCGCTGTCCGAAGCACTCGCCGCAATCGTTCTGCTGATCGGGCTTCAGTACCTGCTTTCCCTGCTGAAGTTTCACTTCAAATCCTTTTCGAAGGCCATCACCTCTGAACCCGTAGTGCTGTATAGCCATGGAACGTTGCGCCAGAAAGCGATGCGACGCGAGCGCATCACTGAGGATGACATCCTGGCCGCAGTTCGGGCTCAGGGCCATACCACGCTGGAAGAAATTGACACGGTCGTGCTTGAGGCTACGGGGAATATGTCCGTCTTCGAGAAGTAA
- a CDS encoding response regulator, with amino-acid sequence MKIGQGRQLLLVDDNPHDLELARAALDLSDLACEVVVTTDGQDALDYLKRKGRYAYLTDSCPHLVLLDLNMPRLNGFDVLKRLKSNRIFQHVPVVVFTTSNDPHDRDLSSELGADGYVVKPSDMQHLIDVLNDLGRTWLDGQHPN; translated from the coding sequence TTGAAGATCGGACAAGGCCGACAGCTGCTGCTGGTCGACGACAACCCACATGATCTGGAGCTGGCCCGCGCGGCCCTCGACCTCAGCGACCTCGCCTGCGAGGTGGTCGTTACCACCGACGGCCAGGACGCCCTGGACTACCTCAAGCGCAAAGGTCGTTACGCCTACCTCACCGATTCGTGTCCTCACCTCGTGCTGCTCGACCTGAACATGCCGCGACTGAACGGCTTCGATGTCCTCAAGCGGCTTAAGAGCAACCGGATTTTCCAGCATGTGCCGGTCGTGGTGTTTACTACCTCCAACGACCCACACGACCGGGACCTCAGCAGCGAACTGGGGGCTGATGGCTACGTTGTCAAACCGAGTGACATGCAACACCTCATTGACGTTTTGAACGATCTCGGCCGCACCTGGCTGGACGGGCAGCACCCCAACTGA
- a CDS encoding ATP-binding protein, which produces MGDWHATASVGDALLLRQVFAELMAVALDATQEIPGAVIEVDGELRDGKAVVWVRHNGAKLSAGEAEEFFSVFRAPRSGLGAGDRIGPANARRIVARHGGRYGSMETRRVCRAWR; this is translated from the coding sequence GTGGGTGACTGGCACGCCACTGCGAGTGTGGGAGACGCGTTGCTGCTTCGGCAGGTGTTCGCGGAGCTGATGGCGGTGGCTTTGGATGCGACGCAGGAAATCCCCGGTGCGGTGATTGAGGTGGACGGTGAGCTGCGTGACGGGAAAGCGGTCGTATGGGTGCGGCACAATGGTGCAAAACTGTCCGCCGGGGAGGCGGAGGAGTTCTTCAGTGTCTTCCGCGCGCCTCGGTCCGGTCTTGGCGCGGGTGACCGAATCGGCCCGGCAAACGCGCGGCGTATTGTGGCGCGGCACGGGGGCAGGTATGGGTCGATGGAAACGCGCCGGGTGTGCCGGGCATGGCGCTGA
- a CDS encoding KGG domain-containing protein, producing MTDNNDNRGFAGMDEEKQREIASEGGKAAHESGNAHEFTSEEAREAGRKGGENSQGGGNQGGGSE from the coding sequence ATGACGGACAACAACGACAACCGCGGTTTTGCAGGCATGGACGAAGAGAAGCAACGCGAGATCGCCAGCGAAGGCGGCAAAGCTGCGCACGAGAGTGGTAACGCGCACGAGTTCACTTCCGAAGAAGCCCGCGAAGCCGGCCGTAAAGGCGGCGAGAATTCCCAAGGTGGCGGTAACCAGGGTGGCGGGAGCGAGTAA
- the cimA gene encoding citramalate synthase — MTLTILDTTLRDGALTEDITLTVEDKLRLAPLIDSLGVHYLEGGWPQVEGRDLNFFEQVGDLGLKARITAFGATRRPETVVKRDRGMQLLLETAAPVIHLYGKVWTLHVEKVLGTTRDENLAMLRDSVGLMKEAGREVIYTAEHYFDGFREDREYALANLKAAVESGADIISLGDSNGASLPELIQEGMRAARDTVGSAVLGLHLHDDLGLALANTLAGLGAGAAHVQGTVNGYGARTGITDLCILLPILKLKMGVDVVSDEQLARLSDVARRVAEIVGLGEQMDHHPVVGRKVFAHKTQTHVAAVLSAPQAYEAIEPERVGNTRRLLLPGLTRPTYLQEIARQYGVDLSSDSAANAHILSVLKGLEDQGYTYEDASASLELRLAALTGHATLQLGVERLRLFEVIRGLNQTVVESSLKVRVDGETLYVGAEGREPLEALYLVLIEALRGSPGLREKADGLRLGRARIRNLAPGKVRVTVSFTGTGREWTTVGIDQDVIRAMWTALLDGVEYGISDLRVQTGQDSTDQIRD, encoded by the coding sequence ATGACCCTGACCATCCTCGACACCACCCTGCGCGACGGCGCCCTGACCGAGGACATCACCCTGACGGTCGAGGACAAACTGCGTCTCGCGCCCCTCATCGACTCCCTGGGCGTACACTACCTGGAAGGCGGCTGGCCACAGGTGGAAGGACGCGACCTGAACTTTTTCGAGCAGGTGGGCGATTTGGGCCTTAAGGCCAGGATCACGGCATTCGGCGCGACCCGCCGGCCCGAGACGGTCGTGAAACGCGACCGGGGAATGCAGCTGTTGCTCGAAACGGCTGCGCCCGTGATTCACCTGTACGGCAAGGTCTGGACATTGCACGTCGAGAAAGTGCTCGGCACGACCCGCGACGAGAACCTCGCCATGCTGCGTGATTCGGTGGGCCTGATGAAAGAAGCCGGGCGAGAGGTGATCTACACCGCCGAGCATTACTTCGACGGCTTTCGCGAGGACCGCGAGTACGCGCTGGCCAACCTGAAGGCTGCCGTGGAAAGCGGCGCGGACATCATCAGTCTGGGCGACAGCAACGGCGCCAGCCTGCCCGAACTGATTCAGGAAGGCATGCGCGCAGCCCGCGACACGGTGGGAAGCGCGGTGCTGGGGCTGCACCTGCACGACGATCTGGGGCTGGCTCTGGCCAATACCCTCGCGGGCCTGGGAGCTGGCGCCGCGCACGTGCAGGGCACGGTCAACGGTTATGGGGCGCGCACCGGTATCACCGATTTGTGCATCCTGCTGCCGATTTTGAAGCTCAAGATGGGCGTGGACGTGGTGTCCGACGAGCAGCTCGCGCGCCTGAGCGACGTCGCGCGCCGGGTGGCGGAGATCGTGGGGCTGGGTGAGCAGATGGACCATCACCCGGTGGTGGGCCGCAAGGTGTTTGCGCACAAAACGCAGACGCACGTCGCGGCAGTGCTGTCGGCACCTCAGGCGTACGAGGCCATCGAACCCGAACGGGTCGGCAATACCCGCCGTCTGCTGCTGCCCGGGCTCACCCGACCCACCTACCTGCAGGAAATCGCGCGGCAGTACGGCGTCGATCTCAGCTCTGACAGTGCGGCGAACGCGCACATCCTGTCAGTCCTCAAAGGCCTCGAGGATCAGGGCTATACCTATGAAGACGCTTCTGCGTCGCTCGAACTGCGTTTGGCTGCCCTGACGGGGCACGCCACCCTGCAGCTGGGCGTGGAGCGCCTGCGGCTCTTCGAGGTGATTCGCGGCCTGAACCAGACGGTCGTGGAGTCAAGCCTCAAGGTCCGCGTGGACGGCGAAACGCTGTATGTGGGAGCCGAAGGACGAGAACCGCTCGAGGCGCTGTACCTGGTGCTGATCGAGGCGCTGCGCGGATCGCCCGGACTGCGCGAAAAAGCCGATGGTCTTCGGCTGGGACGCGCCCGAATTCGTAATCTCGCCCCCGGAAAGGTGCGCGTGACCGTCAGCTTCACGGGCACCGGGCGGGAGTGGACCACGGTCGGCATCGATCAGGACGTAATTCGGGCGATGTGGACGGCCCTGCTCGACGGGGTGGAATACGGCATCAGCGATTTACGGGTCCAGACCGGGCAAGATTCGACGGACCAGATTCGTGACTGA
- a CDS encoding response regulator transcription factor produces the protein MTHSILVIEDNPDITRVLQDILANAGYRPTTTSSGLDGLSAARELNPDLIVLDLGLPDINGGEVARRVRQYSSVPIIILTAVDVVDRKVDLLEAGVNDYITKPFDPDELLARINVQFRRQEQEAEAVLQVGELCIQVAQRRCTFASREITLTAREFDLLLLLARPPGKVRSRQEIEEKLWKGELPESSGVLEVHLSNLRAKLREVDAHGVIRTIRGQGYALQCSARDPEDLASS, from the coding sequence TTGACTCATTCCATCCTCGTCATCGAGGACAATCCCGACATCACCCGCGTTCTTCAGGACATCCTCGCCAACGCTGGATACCGCCCTACGACCACCAGCAGCGGTCTGGACGGGCTCAGCGCCGCACGCGAACTCAACCCCGACCTGATCGTGCTCGACCTCGGCCTGCCGGACATCAATGGCGGAGAAGTGGCCCGCCGCGTCCGTCAGTACTCCAGCGTGCCGATCATCATCCTGACCGCCGTGGATGTTGTGGATCGCAAAGTCGACCTGCTCGAGGCGGGCGTGAATGACTACATCACCAAACCCTTCGACCCGGACGAGCTGCTGGCGCGCATCAACGTACAATTCCGCCGACAGGAGCAGGAAGCCGAAGCAGTGCTTCAGGTCGGCGAGCTGTGCATTCAGGTGGCACAACGACGGTGCACCTTCGCGTCCCGGGAAATCACCCTGACCGCGCGGGAATTCGATCTGCTGCTGCTGCTTGCCCGTCCCCCCGGCAAGGTCCGCTCGCGTCAGGAAATCGAAGAGAAGCTCTGGAAAGGTGAATTACCCGAGTCCAGCGGTGTGCTGGAAGTGCACCTGTCGAATCTGCGCGCGAAACTCCGGGAGGTCGACGCTCACGGCGTGATCCGCACCATTCGTGGGCAAGGGTACGCCTTGCAGTGTTCTGCGCGTGACCCGGAAGACCTCGCTTCGTCCTGA
- a CDS encoding IS110 family transposase, with protein sequence MEATGVSWGTCARTLPQAGCTISVENPVQIKFFFCSTLRRGKTDKMDAEIIAWYCGQLMQPKPGSSLWRLWKSSKSWSASEKRCCTPSRRSETICMP encoded by the coding sequence ATGGAAGCAACCGGCGTGTCCTGGGGAACCTGCGCGCGAACGCTCCCCCAGGCTGGCTGTACGATCAGTGTCGAGAACCCAGTGCAGATCAAGTTCTTCTTCTGTTCTACACTCCGCAGAGGGAAGACGGACAAGATGGACGCCGAGATCATCGCTTGGTACTGCGGCCAGTTGATGCAGCCCAAGCCTGGGAGCTCCCTCTGGCGTCTATGGAAGAGCTCAAAGTCCTGGTCCGCGAGCGAGAAACGTTGCTGCACACCCTCACGCAGGAGCGAAACCATCTGCATGCCCTGA
- a CDS encoding DUF456 domain-containing protein — translation MALTVFLVAWLIGVIGTFVPVLPATLIIFLGALAAAFLEDFQRLSWPWLVGIALVTLFASLVDNLAGSWGARKYGGSRAAAWGALLGSLVGLFLPFGLLIGPALGALTAELLFMRRPLAEAVGSVWGTLVGLLTGIAAKFVLHVLIGVVVLWRLLS, via the coding sequence GTGGCACTCACTGTCTTTCTCGTGGCCTGGCTGATCGGCGTGATCGGAACGTTCGTTCCCGTGCTGCCGGCTACGCTGATCATTTTTCTGGGCGCACTCGCGGCCGCCTTTCTGGAGGACTTTCAGCGCCTGTCATGGCCCTGGCTGGTGGGCATTGCGTTGGTGACGCTGTTTGCGAGCCTGGTCGACAACCTCGCCGGAAGCTGGGGCGCGCGCAAGTACGGCGGTTCACGTGCGGCGGCCTGGGGCGCCCTGCTGGGCAGCCTGGTCGGTCTCTTTCTCCCCTTCGGCCTGCTCATCGGGCCGGCGCTGGGCGCGCTGACGGCCGAACTGCTGTTCATGCGCCGTCCCCTGGCCGAAGCCGTGGGTAGTGTCTGGGGCACGCTGGTGGGCCTGCTGACCGGCATCGCGGCCAAGTTCGTGCTGCATGTCCTGATCGGCGTGGTGGTGTTGTGGCGCCTGCTGAGTTGA
- a CDS encoding 3-hydroxyacyl-CoA dehydrogenase family protein, whose amino-acid sequence MKFGVIGAGQMGAGIAQVAAQAGFTVVLRDVEERFLERGRATIQKSLGKLHEKGKLDATPQAVLDRVHFTTRLEDFAECDLTVEAIVENEAVKQELFGGLGRIVKTGGILASNTSSIPITSLATASGRPEQFIGMHFMNPVPLMQLVEVIRGYRTSDETARLVEETARMMGKTPLSCNDFPGFVSNRILMPMINEAIQCVMEGVAEKEAIDGIMKMGMNHPMGPLTLADFIGLDTCLAIMEVLHQGLGDDKYRPSPLLRKMVQAGLLGRKSGRGFYEYQ is encoded by the coding sequence ATGAAATTCGGAGTCATCGGAGCAGGACAGATGGGCGCGGGCATCGCGCAGGTCGCCGCGCAGGCGGGATTCACGGTGGTCTTGCGGGACGTCGAGGAGCGCTTTTTAGAGCGTGGACGCGCCACCATACAAAAAAGCCTCGGGAAGCTGCACGAGAAAGGCAAGCTGGACGCGACCCCGCAGGCCGTGCTGGACCGGGTGCACTTCACGACCCGCTTGGAAGACTTCGCGGAGTGCGACCTGACCGTCGAAGCCATCGTCGAGAACGAGGCCGTCAAGCAGGAACTGTTTGGGGGCCTGGGACGCATCGTGAAAACGGGCGGCATTCTGGCGAGCAACACCAGCAGCATTCCGATCACCAGTTTGGCCACCGCTTCGGGCCGACCCGAACAGTTTATCGGGATGCATTTCATGAACCCGGTACCATTGATGCAGCTCGTCGAGGTCATCCGTGGTTACCGCACCAGCGACGAAACGGCGCGCCTCGTCGAAGAGACGGCGCGCATGATGGGCAAAACGCCGCTCTCCTGCAACGACTTTCCCGGCTTTGTCTCCAACCGCATCCTGATGCCGATGATCAACGAGGCGATTCAGTGCGTCATGGAAGGCGTCGCCGAAAAAGAAGCCATCGACGGCATCATGAAAATGGGCATGAACCATCCGATGGGGCCCCTCACGCTGGCAGATTTCATCGGTCTGGACACCTGCCTGGCCATCATGGAAGTGCTGCACCAGGGGCTGGGTGACGACAAGTACCGCCCCAGCCCGCTGTTGCGCAAGATGGTGCAGGCCGGGCTGCTGGGACGCAAAAGCGGGCGTGGATTCTACGAGTACCAGTAA
- a CDS encoding acetyl-CoA C-acetyltransferase yields MSTAVKAVIVSASRTPTGRFLGSLTGVKATELGTTTLRATLERSGVSPELIEDVIMGQVVQAGSGQNPARQSAIRAGVPASAGALTINKVCGSGLKAVILGAQSILAGDQEAVLAGGMESMSSAPYLMPQARTGQRLGHGQLIDANTHDGLWCSINDEGMGLTGERVADKYAISREEQDAFALRSHQRAIAAQDAGRFQDEIVPVEIQGRKGTTLVTEDEGPRRDSSLETLGKLRAAFKEGGSVTAGNAPGLNDGAASVLLMSAEKASALGLTPLAEIVSYATGGLDPEWVMMTPVPATQKLLSRLGWTVSDVDLWELNEAFSVQSLAVIRELGLDDSRVNVNGGAVALGHPIGASGARILVTLLHALRQQDRETGVATLCMGGGNGLALAVRRLA; encoded by the coding sequence ATGTCAACTGCTGTCAAAGCCGTCATCGTTTCGGCCTCCCGAACGCCGACCGGTCGATTTCTGGGATCCCTCACCGGAGTCAAGGCCACCGAACTGGGCACCACCACCTTGCGCGCCACGCTGGAGCGCTCCGGCGTCTCTCCCGAGCTGATCGAGGACGTGATCATGGGTCAGGTGGTACAGGCCGGCAGCGGCCAGAACCCGGCGCGGCAGTCGGCCATTCGTGCCGGCGTGCCCGCGAGCGCGGGAGCCCTGACCATCAACAAAGTGTGCGGCTCGGGTCTCAAAGCCGTCATTCTGGGTGCCCAGAGCATTCTTGCGGGTGACCAGGAAGCTGTACTCGCGGGCGGCATGGAAAGCATGAGCAGCGCGCCTTACCTGATGCCGCAGGCCCGCACCGGTCAGCGCCTCGGCCACGGCCAGCTGATTGACGCCAACACGCACGACGGCCTGTGGTGCTCGATCAACGACGAGGGCATGGGCCTGACCGGCGAGCGGGTCGCCGACAAGTACGCCATCAGCCGCGAGGAACAGGACGCCTTCGCGCTGCGCAGCCACCAGCGCGCGATTGCCGCTCAAGACGCCGGACGCTTTCAGGACGAGATCGTGCCCGTGGAAATTCAGGGCCGCAAGGGCACGACCCTCGTGACCGAAGACGAAGGGCCACGCCGGGACAGCTCGCTCGAAACCCTCGGAAAACTGCGGGCAGCATTCAAGGAAGGCGGCAGCGTCACGGCAGGCAACGCACCAGGGCTGAACGACGGCGCGGCGAGCGTCCTGCTGATGAGCGCCGAGAAAGCCAGCGCCCTGGGCCTGACCCCCCTTGCCGAAATCGTCAGCTACGCCACCGGAGGGCTTGATCCCGAATGGGTCATGATGACCCCCGTTCCTGCCACCCAGAAGCTGCTCTCGCGGCTCGGCTGGACGGTGAGCGACGTCGACTTGTGGGAACTCAACGAAGCTTTCAGCGTGCAGAGCCTCGCGGTGATCCGGGAACTCGGGCTCGACGATTCGCGCGTCAACGTCAACGGCGGCGCGGTCGCGCTGGGTCATCCTATCGGCGCGAGCGGCGCGCGCATCCTGGTGACCCTGCTGCACGCCCTGAGACAGCAGGACCGCGAGACGGGCGTGGCGACCCTGTGTATGGGCGGAGGCAACGGCCTCGCCCTGGCCGTGCGCCGCCTCGCCTGA
- a CDS encoding glutaredoxin family protein: MAPAELKAGQPGTQGLVLYSRAGCHLCEDAERMLASLSVPFTRIEVSSDDDLERRYGWDVPVLTRSPSAGHPPEVLLKGVFSRARILARLAGRP; the protein is encoded by the coding sequence GTGGCGCCTGCTGAGTTGAAAGCAGGGCAGCCGGGCACGCAAGGCCTGGTGCTGTATTCCCGTGCGGGCTGTCACCTGTGTGAGGACGCCGAACGGATGCTCGCCTCGCTCTCCGTGCCCTTCACCCGAATCGAGGTGAGCAGTGACGATGACCTCGAGCGCCGCTACGGCTGGGACGTGCCGGTGCTGACGCGCTCCCCTTCGGCCGGTCACCCGCCGGAGGTGCTGCTCAAGGGGGTCTTCTCGCGCGCGCGGATTCTGGCGAGGCTGGCCGGGCGTCCCTGA
- a CDS encoding IS5/IS1182 family transposase: MRGTPATFIEAALIASRQFQLPKKRVFQEAEIVYSIMAVDASEVPCEWPKKQRGRYSGKKKQHTLKFQVLLCTTTQRILGTATSAGTVHDLKLFRQSGVRLSRDTTLIGDAGYQGLWRSHGHAITTHKATRASPLSDEQRQENRVLAWTRQGIEHVIRRMKIFRVLKGVYRHRLRRFALRIQLIAAQCNLTRACPN, encoded by the coding sequence ATGCGCGGCACTCCAGCGACCTTCATTGAAGCAGCCCTGATCGCCAGTCGGCAGTTCCAGCTTCCCAAAAAACGCGTCTTCCAGGAAGCGGAGATCGTCTACAGCATCATGGCTGTAGACGCCTCCGAGGTGCCATGCGAGTGGCCCAAAAAGCAACGAGGGCGGTACAGCGGAAAGAAAAAACAGCACACCCTGAAATTTCAGGTGTTGCTGTGCACCACGACCCAGAGGATTCTCGGCACGGCCACGAGTGCCGGGACGGTTCACGATCTGAAACTCTTCCGCCAGTCTGGGGTTCGGTTGTCACGCGACACTACCTTGATTGGGGACGCGGGGTATCAGGGCCTCTGGAGGAGCCACGGACATGCCATCACGACCCACAAGGCGACACGAGCGTCGCCGCTCTCGGACGAACAGCGTCAGGAGAACCGCGTCTTGGCGTGGACTCGACAAGGAATAGAGCATGTCATCCGTCGCATGAAAATATTTCGCGTGCTCAAGGGAGTCTATCGCCATCGGCTGCGTCGCTTTGCCCTCCGGATTCAACTTATCGCCGCGCAGTGCAACCTCACCCGTGCATGTCCCAACTGA
- the ffh gene encoding signal recognition particle protein — translation MFESLGNRLQDILDNLRKSSTLTEAQVKAAMREIRMALLEADVNFGVAKDFVARVSEKAVGQEVLGNLQAGQQVVKVVHDELIETLGGKAQQPNLKNEGNVFFLVGLQGAGKTTSAGKLASHYKSKGRRVLLVAADTQRPAAREQLRTLGQQVGVPVLEVADHEDPVTTRTRLAEHLQKDYRDLIIVDTAGRLQIDEALMDQLADLKGALSPTETLLVVDAMTGQEALNVAQTFESRIGLSGLIMTKLDGDARGGAALSARFVTGKPIYFAGVSEKLSGLEPFYPDRIAGRILGMGDVLSLIERAQQAEIEATLPKKPGEFDLEDLLTQLRQIRKMGPLGDLLKMIPGMSRMLPSEFNVDEKQIQRIDAMISSMTLKERRNPKIIDGKRRKRIAQGSGVQVQDINRLLKMHEQMKEMMKVMQKMGMGGKGGKMPKLPFGPGGPRA, via the coding sequence ATGTTTGAGTCACTGGGTAACCGACTTCAGGACATCCTGGACAACCTGCGCAAGTCCAGCACCCTGACCGAAGCGCAGGTCAAGGCAGCCATGCGTGAGATTCGCATGGCCCTGCTGGAAGCCGACGTGAATTTTGGCGTCGCCAAGGACTTCGTAGCGCGCGTCAGCGAGAAGGCCGTCGGGCAGGAAGTGCTGGGCAACCTGCAAGCAGGCCAGCAGGTCGTGAAGGTCGTACACGACGAATTGATCGAGACCCTGGGCGGCAAGGCGCAGCAACCCAATCTCAAGAACGAAGGCAACGTGTTCTTTCTGGTCGGCCTGCAAGGCGCGGGCAAGACCACCAGCGCGGGCAAGCTCGCCAGCCACTACAAGAGCAAGGGCCGCCGGGTTCTGCTGGTGGCCGCCGACACCCAGCGCCCTGCGGCGCGTGAGCAGTTGCGGACCCTTGGCCAGCAGGTCGGTGTGCCCGTGCTGGAAGTCGCCGACCACGAGGATCCGGTCACCACCCGCACCCGCCTCGCCGAACACCTGCAAAAGGACTACCGCGACCTGATCATCGTGGACACCGCCGGACGCCTGCAGATCGACGAGGCCTTGATGGACCAGCTCGCCGACCTCAAAGGCGCCCTGTCCCCCACCGAGACGCTGCTGGTAGTGGACGCCATGACCGGTCAGGAAGCCCTCAACGTCGCCCAGACCTTCGAATCACGCATCGGGCTTTCGGGCCTGATCATGACCAAGCTCGACGGGGACGCGCGAGGTGGGGCAGCCCTCAGTGCCCGCTTCGTGACGGGCAAACCCATCTACTTCGCGGGCGTCAGCGAAAAACTCAGTGGCCTGGAGCCGTTTTACCCGGACCGCATCGCCGGGCGCATTCTCGGCATGGGCGACGTGCTGAGCCTCATCGAGCGCGCCCAGCAGGCCGAGATCGAAGCGACGCTGCCCAAGAAGCCCGGAGAGTTCGATCTGGAAGACCTGCTCACGCAGCTGCGCCAGATTCGCAAGATGGGACCGCTGGGCGACCTGCTCAAGATGATTCCCGGCATGAGCCGTATGCTGCCCAGCGAATTCAACGTGGACGAAAAACAGATTCAGCGCATCGACGCGATGATCTCCAGCATGACCCTCAAAGAGCGGCGCAACCCCAAGATCATCGACGGCAAGCGGCGCAAACGCATCGCGCAGGGCTCGGGCGTACAGGTGCAGGACATCAACCGCTTGCTGAAAATGCATGAGCAGATGAAGGAAATGATGAAAGTCATGCAGAAGATGGGCATGGGCGGCAAAGGCGGCAAGATGCCCAAGCTGCCTTTTGGTCCGGGTGGACCGCGCGCCTGA
- a CDS encoding response regulator transcription factor has translation MTPSILVVEDDPHIAGNLEDTLTGAGYRVRIAMDGTEALREALLTPPDVVLLDLGLPDIPGEQVLHQLHEAHETRPVPVIVLTAYASPEDRNLLLEAGASDYLSKPYRNEELLSCVEAHLNPGSPTSSVKAGPLVFDLAARCVRCEGKDVGLLGTEFDVLLALARQPYRVVSAEELALRVHLKASAGVQQLVAIQVANVRLALEQAGMKDLVRVAKRFGYAFVPARA, from the coding sequence ATGACACCTTCCATCCTCGTCGTTGAGGATGACCCGCACATCGCGGGGAACCTCGAAGACACCCTCACCGGCGCCGGGTACCGCGTGCGAATCGCCATGGACGGCACCGAGGCCCTGCGCGAAGCCTTATTGACACCACCGGACGTGGTGCTGCTGGATTTGGGGTTGCCGGACATTCCCGGGGAGCAGGTGCTGCATCAGCTGCACGAAGCGCACGAAACACGCCCGGTTCCCGTGATCGTCCTGACCGCGTACGCCAGCCCGGAAGACCGCAATCTGTTGCTGGAGGCTGGAGCGAGTGATTACCTCAGCAAGCCGTACCGCAACGAGGAGTTGCTCTCCTGTGTGGAGGCGCACCTCAATCCCGGTTCACCGACCAGCAGCGTCAAGGCTGGCCCGCTGGTGTTCGACCTGGCAGCGCGCTGCGTGAGGTGTGAAGGGAAGGACGTCGGGCTGCTCGGCACGGAGTTTGACGTACTGCTCGCGCTGGCCAGGCAGCCGTACCGGGTGGTGTCCGCCGAGGAGTTGGCACTGCGGGTGCACCTGAAAGCCAGCGCGGGGGTGCAGCAGCTGGTCGCAATTCAGGTGGCGAACGTGCGTCTGGCGCTCGAGCAGGCGGGCATGAAGGACCTGGTGCGTGTCGCGAAACGTTTTGGGTACGCGTTCGTTCCGGCCCGGGCATAA